The genomic interval CAACACTTTACCGGGGCCAACTTCTACTACCCGTCCAATTCCCTCCGCTGGCATTCTCAGGGAGATTTCGCGCCAGCGGACGGTTCCGGTCATCTGACGATTTAAGCGGTCCTTTAAAGTGGCTGCGTCGGTCGCAGGGATAGGGTCTACGTTGGAAAGAACGGGTATCTGAGCCAGGTTAAATGTTGCGCCGTCCAATGCTTTCTGAAACTCAGTTGCGGCTGCCGCCATTAAGGGCGAATGAAAGGCACCGCTAACGTTTAGCTTGACTGCCCGTTTTGCTTTGACATTTCCCAACACGGTTTCGACGGCGGTGGGTTTGCCGGAAATCACCACCTGTCCGGCATTGTTGTCGTTTGCCAGAACCACATCCGGAGTTTGTTGAAGTTGTTGTTCAAGTTGGTCACGATCGAACCCCAACAGGGCAGCCATTAAGCCATCAGAAGCGCTATCCATCAGTTCAGCCCGTTGTTTGATCAGGCGCAACCCGGTTTCAAAATCAAATACATCGGCGGTATAGAGGGCAACGTATTCACCCAAACTGTGGCCTGCCACAAAGTCAGGTTGCTGTCCACGGGCTTTTAGCAGATCGGCCAGGATACTCTCGACGACATAAAGGGAGGGTTGGGTATAAAGGGTTCGGGATAGTTTGTCTGCATCGCTCTGACAAATTTCGGCAACTGACCAGCCCAAAATTTCATCCGCTTGCTGAAATCTTGCCTTTGCCTCAGGCAGTTCAAGCAAATCCATTCCCATCCCAACTGCCTGTGAACCCTGTCCAGGAAACACCCATGCTGTTTTCGTCATTCCGTCTCAAATCCCAATTACTCAGTCAT from Kovacikia minuta CCNUW1 carries:
- the fabD gene encoding ACP S-malonyltransferase, with the translated sequence MTKTAWVFPGQGSQAVGMGMDLLELPEAKARFQQADEILGWSVAEICQSDADKLSRTLYTQPSLYVVESILADLLKARGQQPDFVAGHSLGEYVALYTADVFDFETGLRLIKQRAELMDSASDGLMAALLGFDRDQLEQQLQQTPDVVLANDNNAGQVVISGKPTAVETVLGNVKAKRAVKLNVSGAFHSPLMAAAATEFQKALDGATFNLAQIPVLSNVDPIPATDAATLKDRLNRQMTGTVRWREISLRMPAEGIGRVVEVGPGKVLTGIIKRTCPELVLENVGSVAELPGNSGDE